A section of the Macadamia integrifolia cultivar HAES 741 chromosome 9, SCU_Mint_v3, whole genome shotgun sequence genome encodes:
- the LOC122088718 gene encoding aspartyl protease family protein At5g10770-like codes for MAIINYSSCFLFLLLSIVLPLFLYRFPEKVEGYRFKEITVNIEHQRKTHHVVSLSSLMPAAVCSTPAQGSKSLSGLLQVYHKYGPCSPLKKGNGKIPSPRQILINDVTRVKSIHTKFSNKDSLGDSTVSLPANTGDSGNYIVQIGVGTSKQDFTVVFDTGSDLTWIQCKPCSQCYPQQDPYFDPSASSTYSIIPCGSNECSQLNSAGYAAQSSCNTNCPYQVIYGDRSYSQGDFATDTLTLSSDVVSNFQFGCGQNNHGLFGSADGLLGLGRSQISIVSQTDQKYGKIFSYCLPSTTSSTGFLAFGSEAGSSSTPQYTSLQTNSNYPNFYFLTMTGISVNGQSLSIPETVFKTSGTIIDSGTVITRLAPTAYSALKSAFQQAMSKYPTAPSDSLLDTCYDLSGYTNVDLPQIVLHFEGGTDLNVDKSGILYQDSSTQSCLAFAGNDADTDKGIVGNMQQKTFEVVYNVAGEKLGFGTGACS; via the exons ATGGCCATAATTAACTACTCTTCCTGcttccttttcctcctccttTCAATTGTTCTTCCTTTGTTTCTCTATAGGTTTCCAGAGAAGGTGGAGGGCTATAGATTTAAAGAAATAACTGTGAATATTGAGCATCAACGCAAGACCCATCATGTCGTTTCACTCAGCTCCTTGATGCCAGCCGCAGTTTGTTCTACTCCTGCCCAAG GTTCCAAAAGCTTAAGCGGGCTACTGCAAGTATATCACAAATATGGACCTTGCTCACCACTCAAGAAAGGGAATGGAAAAATTCCTAGTCCTCGCCAGATTCTCATCAATGACGTAACTCGAGTCAAGTCCATCCATACCAAATTCTCCAACAAAGACTCATTAGGAGATTCTACAGTATCACTTCCCGCCAACACTGGGGATTCTGGAAACTATATTGTACAAATTGGAGTTGGAACATCGAAGCAAGATTTCACAGTGGTCTTCGATACTGGTAGTGATCTCACTTGGATCCAATGCAAACCATGCAGCCAATGCTATCCCCAACAAGATCCCTACTTCGACCCTTCTGCATCTTCCACCTATTCCATCATCCCATGTGGCTCCAACGAATGCTCACAACTGAATTCAGCAGGCTATGCGGCACAGTCATCCTGCAACACCAATTGCCCCTACCAGGTCATCTATGGTGACAGATCGTACTCTCAAGGGGACTTTGCAACAGACACATTAACACTTTCCTCTGATGTTGTCTCCAATTTCCAATTCGGGTGTGGTCAGAACAACCACGGTTTATTTGGTTCTGCAGATGGATTACTAGGCCTTGGCCGCAGTCAGATCTCTATAGTATCACAGACTGATCAAAAGTATGGAAAGATTTTCTCCTATTGTCTTCCATCCACAACCAGCTCCACTGGTTTTCTTGCTTTCGGTAGCGAAGCGGGTTCTTCTTCTACTCCTCAATACACTTCACTACAAACAAATTCCAATTACCCCAACTTCTATTTCCTAACTATGACGGGTATAAGTGTTAATGGGCAGAGTCTGTCAATCCCAGAAACAGTTTTTAAAACTTCAGGAACCATTATAGACTCTGGAACTGTCATCACTCGTTTAGCACCAACAGCTTATTCGGCTCTTAAGTCAGCATTTCAACAAGCAATGTCCAAGTATCCCACTGCCCCATCGGATTCACTATTGGACACATGCTATGACTTGTCTGGATACACTAATGTAGACTTGCCACAAATAGTATTACATTTTGAGGGAGGCACTGATTTGAATGTTGATAAGTCTGGAATTCTGTATCAAGATAGCTCAACTCAATCTTGCTTGGCTTTTGCTGGAAACGACGCTGATACTGATAAGGGGATCGTTGGAAATATGCAACAGAAGACATTTGAGGTGGTTTATAATGTGGCAGGAGAAAAGCTGGGATTTGGCACTGGAGCTTGTAGCTAA
- the LOC122089492 gene encoding aspartyl protease family protein At5g10770-like has translation MAVANLHQHQTHHVVSVSSLMPAAVCSTPAQGSKSFSGLLEVTHKYGPCSPLKKRNAKIPTLRQILIDDQTRVNSIHSKISNKEPLVDSKVSLPAKSGDSIGTANFLVEIGVGTPKQNFAVIFDTGSELTWIQCQPCSGQCYIQQDPYFNSSASSTYSNIPCVSNACSQLQSTGYAQPSCTTNCLYEVNYLDKSYSKGDFATDTLTLSSSDVFPNFKFGCGQDNKGPFLLGSADGLLGLGRSQISMVSQTAQTYGKLFSYCLPPTTTSTGFLAFGKQAGSSSSTPFQYTPLLTNSNHPSFYFLTMTGISVNGQSLSIPESVFTTSGTIIDSGTVITRLAATAYSALKSAFRQAMSKYPTAPPPYSLFDTCYDLSGYNTVDLPTIVLHFGGGSELNVDQSGILFGENSSLFCLAFAGNLDDTTVAILGNTQQQTFEVVYDVAGGKLGFSAGACGK, from the coding sequence GTTCCAAAAGCTTTAGTGGGCTACTGGAAGTAACTCACAAATATGGGCCTTGCTCACCACTGAAGAAAAGGAATGCAAAAATTCCTACTCTTCGTCAGATTCTGATCGATGACCAAACCAGAGTCAACTCCATCCATTCCAAAATCTCCAACAAAGAACCACTAGTAGATTCTAAAGTATCACTCCCAGCCAAATCTGGCGATTCCATAGGGACTGCAAACTTTCTTGTCGAGATTGGAGTTGGAACACCAAAGCAAAATTTCGCAGTAATCTTCGATACAGGTAGTGAACTCACTTGGATCCAATGCCAACCATGCTCCGGCCAATGCTATATCCAACAAGATCCCTACTTCAACTCTTCCGCATCCTCCACCTATTCCAACATCCCATGTGTCTCCAATGCATGCTCGCAACTTCAATCAACAGGCTATGCACAACCATCCTGCACCACCAATTGCCTCTACGAGGTCAATTATCTTGACAAATCTTACTCTAAAGGGGACTTTGCAACAGACACACTAACACTATCTTCCTCTGATGTCTTCCCCAATTTCAAATTCGGGTGTGGTCAAGACAACAAAGGTCCATTTTTATTGGGTTCCGCAGATGGATTACTAGGGCTTGGCCGTAGTCAGATCTCTATGGTATCACAGACTGCTCAAACTTATGGAAAGCTTTTCTCCTATTGTCTTCCACCCACAACCACCTCCACTGGCTTTCTTGCATTTGGTAAACAAGCAGGAAGTTCCTCTTCTACTCCTTTTCAATACACTCCACTACTAACAAATTCGAACCACCCCTCCTTCTATTTCCTAACTATGACGGGTATAAGTGTTAATGGGCAGAGTCTATCAATCCCAGAATCAGTATTTACAACTTCAGGAACCATAATAGACTCTGGAACTGTCATCACTCGTTTGGCAGCAACAGCCTATTCAGCTCTCAAGTCAGCATTTCGTCAAGCAATGTCCAAGTATCCCACTGCGCCGCCGCCGTATTCATTATTCGACACCTGCTATGATTTATCTGGATACAATACGGTAGATTTACCAACCATAGTACTGCATTTTGGTGGAGGTAGTGAGTTGAATGTTGATCAGTCTGGGATTCTATTTGGAGAAAACTCAAGTCTATTCTGTTTGGCTTTTGCTGGAAACTTAGATGATACAACTGTGGCAATCCTTGGAAATACACAACAGCAGACATTTGAGGTGGTTTATGATGTGGCAGGTGGAAAGCTGGGATTTAGCGCTGGAGCTTGTGGTAAATGA